Proteins from a genomic interval of Clostridium scatologenes:
- a CDS encoding GNAT family N-acetyltransferase has product MRKAVIEDTKEIMQIIKETIAEMQTYNNTQWDENYPQEKDFMKDIQKGDLYVAEREGKLVGFICINKVEPVEYNGLNWSLKEDCMVVHRMAVNPNYRRSGIGTELMKFVDELALANNIRYLKTDTYSINTKMNALFKKCGYHLVGEMSFLGKEEPFYCYEKILNNDK; this is encoded by the coding sequence ATGAGAAAAGCAGTTATTGAAGATACAAAAGAAATTATGCAAATTATAAAGGAAACTATTGCAGAAATGCAAACCTACAATAATACTCAATGGGATGAAAACTACCCCCAGGAAAAAGATTTTATGAAGGATATCCAAAAAGGAGACTTATATGTAGCAGAAAGAGAAGGAAAGTTAGTTGGTTTCATATGCATTAATAAAGTAGAACCAGTTGAGTATAATGGGTTAAACTGGTCATTGAAAGAAGATTGTATGGTTGTTCATAGAATGGCAGTTAATCCGAACTACAGAAGAAGTGGAATTGGTACTGAATTAATGAAATTTGTTGATGAATTAGCTTTAGCTAACAATATAAGATATTTAAAAACAGATACCTATTCAATAAATACTAAAATGAACGCATTATTTAAAAAATGTGGTTATCACTTAGTTGGAGAGATGAGTTTTTTAGGAAAGGAAGAACCATTCTATTGCTATGAAAAAATATTAAATAATGATAAATAA
- a CDS encoding LysR substrate-binding domain-containing protein: MPTSPFLVPLHYYRYKHRKYILYTVPYNHLPKIFLNNTIELWSIEAIKRCVASNLGISFLPRFTVEEELENGKLKELEIGCSDTKITAIYAYHKNKWISPAMSLFMQLVRESFNID, from the coding sequence TTGCCCACTTCGCCATTTCTCGTACCTTTGCATTACTATCGTTACAAGCATCGAAAATATATTCTCTATACTGTTCCTTATAATCATTTACCCAAGATATTTTTAAATAACACAATTGAACTTTGGAGCATTGAAGCAATAAAAAGATGTGTTGCAAGCAATTTAGGCATTTCTTTCTTGCCTCGTTTTACAGTAGAAGAAGAACTGGAAAATGGTAAGTTAAAAGAATTAGAGATAGGCTGCTCTGATACTAAAATTACAGCAATATACGCTTATCATAAGAACAAGTGGATTAGTCCTGCAATGTCGTTGTTTATGCAATTGGTGAGAGAAAGTTTTAATATTGATTAA
- a CDS encoding Lrp/AsnC family transcriptional regulator yields MDNIDKSIINTLENNGRISHEDISKLIHISRPAIHQRVSKLESDGIIKGYRTIIDWEKLGEPIKTLLYVKISCENFKEIVNQILSLEIPNIFIEECHRLAGEWCLLLKMRASTPTDISNFIDTLWKIQGIKETSTTLVLSTILENGMRK; encoded by the coding sequence ATGGATAACATAGATAAAAGCATTATAAACACATTAGAAAATAACGGAAGAATATCTCATGAGGATATAAGTAAATTAATTCATATTTCAAGACCTGCAATTCATCAAAGGGTAAGCAAATTAGAATCAGATGGTATTATAAAAGGTTACAGAACTATAATTGATTGGGAAAAACTTGGCGAGCCAATTAAAACTCTCCTATATGTCAAAATCAGTTGTGAAAATTTCAAGGAAATTGTAAACCAAATTTTATCTCTTGAAATTCCTAATATATTCATAGAAGAGTGTCATAGATTAGCTGGAGAATGGTGTCTATTACTAAAAATGAGAGCGAGTACGCCAACAGATATTTCAAACTTTATTGATACTCTATGGAAAATACAAGGTATCAAAGAAACGTCTACTACTCTTGTTTTATCCACTATATTAGAAAATGGAATGCGCAAATAG
- a CDS encoding EamA family transporter: MELNTKKEHRNAILAYFAVCIFWGSTYLAIRIGVGELPPTIFAGIRFIIAGGLMFGYAAFKGLPMPKNLSEILKISIVGIFLLVGGNGGVVWAETRVSSGIASLMVATVPLFMALIESLLPSKTKINVKGWIGLLIGFAGVAFLVLSDWHKAPIDIIGITLLIASALSWAIGSVYSKGFTTSASTISNIAIQMLAGGFCLSLIGTFLGEFSKMHVTTKGLEALLYLVVFGSMVGYSCYIYILKKWPAAKAGTYAYVNPPVAVILGAIFLGEVISLKIVIATIIILAGVILVQSSKTEAITKSIKSSACTAEAAEISAEKVEEIKKKIAN, encoded by the coding sequence ATGGAACTTAATACAAAAAAAGAACACAGAAATGCTATTTTAGCCTATTTCGCTGTCTGTATTTTCTGGGGTTCTACCTATCTTGCAATAAGAATTGGCGTTGGTGAGCTTCCGCCAACAATTTTTGCTGGAATTAGATTTATTATTGCAGGCGGCTTAATGTTCGGATATGCTGCCTTTAAAGGACTTCCTATGCCTAAGAATTTATCAGAAATCCTAAAAATCTCTATTGTAGGAATATTTCTTCTTGTTGGCGGAAATGGAGGAGTCGTTTGGGCTGAAACCAGAGTTAGTTCGGGTATAGCATCTTTAATGGTTGCAACAGTACCACTTTTCATGGCACTTATTGAATCCTTGCTACCTTCCAAAACAAAAATTAACGTTAAGGGTTGGATAGGATTATTAATTGGTTTTGCAGGAGTTGCCTTTCTAGTACTTTCAGACTGGCATAAAGCCCCCATAGATATTATAGGCATAACCTTATTAATTGCATCAGCTTTATCCTGGGCAATAGGTTCAGTATATTCTAAAGGCTTTACTACTTCTGCATCAACTATATCAAATATTGCTATACAGATGCTTGCTGGAGGATTTTGCTTATCATTAATCGGAACTTTTCTTGGAGAATTTTCAAAAATGCATGTTACCACTAAAGGCTTAGAAGCATTATTATATCTAGTCGTCTTTGGATCCATGGTTGGTTATAGTTGCTATATTTATATATTAAAAAAGTGGCCTGCTGCTAAAGCTGGTACTTATGCCTATGTAAATCCACCAGTGGCAGTAATTCTAGGTGCTATTTTTCTAGGAGAAGTTATATCATTAAAGATAGTTATAGCTACAATAATAATCTTAGCAGGAGTAATTTTAGTTCAAAGTTCAAAAACAGAAGCTATTACAAAATCTATAAAGAGTTCAGCTTGCACAGCTGAAGCTGCTGAAATATCAGCAGAAAAAGTTGAAGAAATAAAAAAGAAAATAGCTAACTAA
- a CDS encoding PadR family transcriptional regulator, which translates to MIPLLILGLLKQNPGSYGYELLALMEERHYKYIVNFTKGSFYYNLQQLEEKQHIKKVDQVDNTRDTHNYIITELGDKEFEKLMYKYGSKTEYINLSFYAAMLFTNEYKGEGLTKLIEMQIEQTKQKIFLLDQSLEHNESIPTYFKKMLENSRSHHLVNVQWFEGLLKDIRNGGL; encoded by the coding sequence TTGATACCATTACTAATTTTAGGTTTATTAAAACAAAACCCAGGTTCTTATGGATACGAATTATTAGCCTTAATGGAAGAGAGACACTATAAATATATAGTAAATTTCACTAAAGGGTCATTCTATTATAATCTTCAACAATTAGAAGAAAAACAACATATTAAAAAAGTTGACCAAGTAGACAATACTAGAGACACGCATAATTATATCATCACTGAACTAGGGGACAAAGAATTTGAAAAATTGATGTATAAGTATGGTTCTAAGACAGAATATATAAACTTATCTTTTTATGCAGCAATGCTATTTACTAATGAATATAAAGGTGAGGGGCTAACAAAACTAATAGAAATGCAAATCGAACAAACTAAACAGAAAATTTTTTTATTAGATCAATCTCTTGAGCATAATGAGAGTATCCCTACTTATTTTAAAAAAATGCTAGAAAATTCACGTTCTCATCATTTAGTAAATGTTCAATGGTTTGAAGGATTGTTAAAAGATATAAGAAATGGTGGGTTATAA
- a CDS encoding sialate O-acetylesterase, which yields MVKSFLMLGQSNMAGRGFIHEVTPIYNERIQMLRNGRWQMMTEPINYDRPVSGISLASSFADAWCHKNQEDTIGLIPCAEGGSSLDEWAVDEVLFRHAITEAKFAMQSSELTGILWHQGENDSINGNYKVYYKKLLLIIQALRKELNAPDIPIIIGGLGDFLGKEGFGKHCTEYKFINEELQKFAFEQDNCYFVTASGLTSNPDGIHIDAISQRKFGLRYFEAFYNKQHVLKPLINENELINLNHARTHTKIEKIYVKSMDFALGKISYDEFESQLIQINNG from the coding sequence ATGGTTAAATCGTTTTTAATGTTAGGACAGTCAAATATGGCAGGAAGAGGGTTTATTCATGAAGTAACACCGATTTATAATGAAAGAATACAAATGTTGCGTAATGGCAGATGGCAAATGATGACTGAGCCCATCAATTATGACCGTCCTGTTTCAGGAATAAGTCTGGCTAGTTCATTTGCAGATGCATGGTGTCATAAAAATCAAGAAGATACTATTGGCTTAATTCCTTGTGCTGAAGGTGGAAGCTCACTGGATGAATGGGCTGTAGACGAAGTACTTTTTAGACATGCAATAACTGAAGCTAAATTTGCTATGCAAAGTAGTGAGTTAACAGGAATTCTATGGCATCAGGGAGAAAATGATAGTATTAATGGTAACTACAAAGTCTATTACAAAAAATTACTTTTAATTATTCAGGCTCTTAGAAAGGAGTTGAATGCTCCAGATATCCCCATCATCATTGGAGGTTTAGGAGATTTTTTAGGCAAAGAAGGATTTGGAAAGCACTGCACTGAATATAAATTTATTAATGAAGAGTTACAAAAGTTTGCTTTTGAACAAGATAATTGTTACTTTGTTACAGCATCAGGTTTAACTTCTAATCCTGATGGTATTCATATTGATGCAATTTCTCAAAGAAAATTTGGTTTACGATATTTTGAAGCCTTTTATAATAAGCAACATGTATTGAAGCCATTAATTAATGAAAATGAGTTGATAAATCTTAATCATGCTAGAACACATACCAAAATAGAAAAGATATATGTAAAGAGTATGGATTTTGCATTAGGAAAAATATCATATGATGAATTTGAATCTCAACTCATACAAATCAACAATGGTTAA
- a CDS encoding helix-turn-helix transcriptional regulator, giving the protein MSKASVDFSVIKEELMQDSEFKEEYNKLKPRYELISEVIKARRELNLTQEELASRIGTQKSNISRLESGNYNPSLDFLSKLAKGLGKEIHIELR; this is encoded by the coding sequence ATGAGTAAAGCAAGTGTTGATTTCTCTGTTATCAAAGAAGAGCTTATGCAGGATAGCGAATTTAAAGAAGAATATAATAAGCTAAAGCCTCGATATGAGTTGATTTCTGAGGTTATAAAAGCAAGAAGAGAATTAAATTTAACACAAGAAGAATTAGCTTCTAGAATAGGAACTCAAAAATCAAATATTAGCAGGCTTGAAAGTGGAAACTACAATCCTTCTTTAGATTTTTTAAGTAAGCTTGCAAAAGGACTAGGAAAAGAAATTCATATAGAACTAAGATAA
- a CDS encoding RNA-guided endonuclease InsQ/TnpB family protein yields MILAKKVRIIPSIEQEQKLWQSVGTARFIYNWTLARQEENYRNGGKFIFDGDLRKELTILKKTEEYKWLSGVSNNVAKQAVKDGCEAFKRFFKGLADKPRFKSRRKSKPSFYNDNIKLKVKPNIVLIEKVGWVKTAEQIPMGVKYSNPRVSFDGKYWYISVGIETEPPVIELTDESIGIDVGVKDLAICSNGMIFKNINKTKKVKKLEKRLRRLQRRVSCKYLKNKEGSKFVKTSNIIKMEKQIKLLYRKLADIRSNHSHQSTNKIVKTKPSRVVMETLNIKGMMKNKHLSKAIAQQGLYEFKRQLQYKCEFNGIEFVEADKWYPSSKTCSECGHVKLKLSLSERTYICEECGCVIDRDYNASINLSRYELVV; encoded by the coding sequence ATGATACTGGCGAAAAAAGTTAGAATTATTCCAAGTATAGAGCAGGAACAAAAACTATGGCAATCTGTTGGTACAGCAAGATTTATTTATAACTGGACTTTAGCAAGACAAGAAGAAAATTATAGAAATGGTGGAAAATTTATATTTGATGGTGATTTAAGAAAAGAATTAACTATCTTAAAGAAAACAGAAGAATACAAATGGCTGAGTGGAGTATCTAATAATGTGGCAAAACAAGCTGTTAAAGATGGATGTGAAGCTTTTAAAAGGTTCTTTAAAGGATTAGCAGATAAGCCAAGATTTAAAAGTAGAAGAAAGTCTAAACCATCATTCTATAATGACAATATAAAGCTAAAAGTTAAGCCTAATATAGTTTTAATTGAAAAAGTAGGTTGGGTTAAAACAGCAGAGCAAATACCAATGGGTGTTAAGTATTCTAATCCAAGAGTAAGTTTTGACGGTAAGTATTGGTATATATCTGTAGGGATAGAAACAGAACCACCAGTAATTGAATTAACTGATGAATCAATTGGTATAGATGTTGGAGTAAAAGATTTAGCTATATGTTCTAATGGAATGATATTTAAAAATATTAATAAAACTAAAAAAGTTAAGAAACTTGAAAAAAGGCTACGTAGATTACAGCGTAGGGTATCTTGCAAATACCTAAAAAATAAAGAAGGGAGTAAGTTTGTCAAAACAAGTAATATTATAAAAATGGAAAAGCAGATTAAATTACTTTATAGAAAATTAGCAGATATAAGAAGTAATCATAGTCACCAATCAACGAATAAGATAGTGAAAACCAAACCATCAAGAGTTGTTATGGAAACACTTAATATTAAAGGAATGATGAAAAATAAGCATTTATCGAAAGCTATAGCACAGCAAGGGTTGTATGAATTTAAAAGACAACTTCAATATAAATGTGAATTTAATGGAATTGAATTTGTTGAAGCTGATAAATGGTATCCATCATCAAAGACCTGTAGTGAGTGTGGTCATGTAAAACTAAAGCTTTCATTATCTGAAAGGACATATATCTGTGAGGAATGTGGTTGTGTTATAGATAGAGATTATAATGCAAGTATTAATCTAAGCAGATATGAATTAGTAGTTTAA
- a CDS encoding IS607 family transposase — MKYYSIGDFAKAIGKTTKTLRNWDKVGTLKPIRVEQNGYRYYSQEQLNHFLGLKQENNLNKKVIGYCRVSSHKQKDDLERQIENVKTYMYAKGYQFEIIQDIGSGINYNKKGLNQLIDLITNSEVEKVVILYKDRLLRFGFEIIENLCNKYGTTIEIIDNTEKTEEQELVEDLIQIVTVFSCRLQGKRANKVKKMIKELLENDTGEKS; from the coding sequence TTGAAATATTATTCAATAGGTGACTTTGCTAAAGCTATTGGTAAAACAACTAAAACATTAAGAAACTGGGATAAAGTAGGAACATTAAAACCTATAAGAGTAGAACAAAATGGATACAGGTATTATTCACAAGAACAACTTAATCATTTTTTAGGGTTAAAGCAAGAAAATAACTTAAACAAAAAAGTAATTGGATATTGTAGAGTTAGTTCTCACAAGCAAAAAGACGATTTAGAAAGACAAATTGAGAATGTTAAAACATATATGTATGCTAAAGGTTATCAATTTGAAATTATTCAAGACATAGGAAGTGGAATTAATTACAATAAAAAAGGGTTAAATCAACTAATAGACTTAATAACTAATTCAGAGGTTGAAAAGGTAGTAATTCTATATAAAGATAGATTATTAAGGTTTGGTTTTGAAATCATAGAAAATCTATGCAATAAATATGGAACAACTATTGAAATTATAGACAATACTGAAAAAACAGAAGAACAGGAATTAGTTGAAGATTTAATTCAAATTGTTACAGTTTTTAGCTGTAGACTTCAAGGGAAGAGAGCCAATAAAGTAAAGAAAATGATTAAGGAGTTGTTAGAGAATGATACTGGCGAAAAAAGTTAG
- a CDS encoding antibiotic biosynthesis monooxygenase family protein produces MSKIIETPKTPYYAVIFTSIRTSIDNGYEKVSDNLVDIVSKQKGFLGVESVRNEEGFGVTISYWDSLDSINEWKDNNPHMKAKEMGKKMWYSKYMIRICKVEKDNLL; encoded by the coding sequence GTGAGCAAAATAATAGAAACACCTAAAACACCTTATTATGCAGTTATTTTTACTTCTATAAGAACTTCAATTGATAATGGATATGAAAAAGTTTCTGACAATTTAGTTGATATTGTTTCTAAGCAAAAGGGATTCTTAGGAGTAGAAAGTGTCAGAAATGAAGAGGGCTTTGGAGTGACAATATCATACTGGGATTCTTTAGATAGTATTAATGAATGGAAAGATAATAATCCGCATATGAAAGCAAAGGAAATGGGAAAAAAGATGTGGTATTCAAAATATATGATACGAATTTGTAAGGTAGAGAAAGATAATTTATTGTAA
- a CDS encoding isocitrate lyase/PEP mutase family protein encodes MNNTKQLHLAKQFQELHHGNKMFILPNAWDVGSAVIYEKSNFLAIGTTSAGFAYSLGYPDGEKIDFEYIVQTVKRITERVSIPVSVDIELGYASTIDGIVENVTKIIEAGAVGINIEDGYSAKTPYLEDLDIQIKKIQALSKLKEKLGIPFVINARTCVFFIKAGKSEERLSIAIERGNAFHKSGADCVFVPGAIEESIISKLIENIPAPINVLATPITSNLENLEQLGVRRLSLGSSSVRKAYSSLIESVQEIQGENKILKLLNHDFSYETANKIFS; translated from the coding sequence ATGAATAATACAAAGCAATTACACTTAGCAAAACAATTTCAAGAACTTCACCATGGCAATAAAATGTTTATACTTCCTAATGCATGGGATGTTGGTAGTGCAGTTATATATGAAAAGTCTAATTTTCTGGCAATTGGAACAACAAGTGCTGGATTTGCTTATAGTCTAGGATATCCTGATGGAGAAAAAATTGATTTTGAATATATTGTTCAAACAGTAAAGCGAATAACTGAAAGAGTATCTATCCCTGTAAGTGTAGATATTGAATTAGGCTATGCGAGCACAATTGATGGAATAGTAGAAAATGTAACTAAGATTATTGAAGCTGGTGCAGTTGGAATCAACATTGAAGATGGCTATTCTGCTAAAACTCCTTATCTAGAAGATCTAGATATTCAAATTAAAAAAATTCAAGCCCTATCCAAACTTAAGGAGAAGTTAGGCATTCCTTTTGTTATTAATGCTAGAACTTGTGTGTTTTTTATTAAAGCAGGAAAAAGTGAGGAAAGGTTATCTATTGCAATTGAAAGGGGCAATGCTTTCCATAAATCAGGTGCTGACTGCGTTTTTGTTCCTGGTGCAATTGAAGAAAGCATAATTTCAAAATTAATAGAAAATATTCCTGCACCAATTAATGTTCTTGCCACACCTATAACAAGCAATTTGGAAAATTTGGAACAGTTGGGAGTTAGACGATTAAGCCTGGGTTCTTCTTCAGTTAGAAAAGCTTATTCGAGCCTGATAGAATCTGTACAAGAGATACAGGGTGAAAACAAAATTTTAAAATTACTTAATCATGATTTTTCTTACGAAACAGCTAATAAAATATTTTCATGA
- a CDS encoding ArsR/SmtB family transcription factor, whose amino-acid sequence MTGNPQISQLAEILADKSRSTILMVMMDGEFHTVNELAKAAGIKPHTASYHLAKLTELQWVAMEKHGRFHYYQIINKELAKMLESFLQMSPLKSPRSLNQSIENQMLYSGRICYDHLAGKIGVQLTNWLLEKNYIIKSESGWSLSIEGEKFFESNGVNIELLKKEKRCYCRMCLDWSERKHHVAGSVGKALMNMFFNNQWIERTGTSRAIKLTIKGKEQLSKNGI is encoded by the coding sequence ATGACTGGAAATCCACAAATATCACAATTAGCAGAAATTTTAGCTGATAAATCACGCTCTACTATTCTTATGGTAATGATGGATGGTGAATTTCACACTGTTAATGAGTTAGCTAAGGCCGCTGGAATTAAACCTCATACTGCTTCTTATCATCTAGCAAAACTTACTGAATTACAATGGGTAGCTATGGAAAAGCACGGACGATTTCACTATTATCAAATAATTAATAAAGAACTGGCTAAGATGCTTGAAAGCTTTCTCCAAATGTCTCCTTTAAAATCTCCAAGATCATTAAATCAAAGTATTGAAAATCAGATGCTATATTCAGGTAGAATTTGCTATGATCATTTAGCAGGAAAAATAGGAGTACAACTTACTAACTGGTTACTTGAAAAAAATTACATCATAAAATCAGAATCTGGTTGGAGCCTAAGTATTGAAGGAGAGAAATTTTTTGAGTCTAATGGAGTAAATATTGAACTCTTAAAAAAAGAAAAAAGATGTTACTGCCGAATGTGTTTAGATTGGAGTGAGAGAAAGCATCATGTAGCTGGTAGTGTAGGAAAAGCCCTAATGAATATGTTTTTTAATAATCAATGGATAGAGCGTACAGGAACTAGTAGAGCTATTAAGTTAACAATTAAAGGTAAAGAACAACTGTCCAAAAATGGTATATAG
- a CDS encoding DUF362 domain-containing protein, giving the protein MNKQYLIKIASDFVENSKDNYITNEIAISENVVGMKIFEAPIFAFGASDDEYFTLLKKTSAIGKHFLSPKEWLPQSKTVISFFLPFSEAVKKGNGREKSWPSEEWLHARIEGQAFINKLCIYLKSELINAGYNSVVPALDERFWANTDSPNLEVSFTSNWSERHVAFVCGLGTFGLSKGLITSKGVAGRFGSIITELYLSPQKREYENIYEYCSMCGACVKKCPVNAISIENGKDHAICSKFLDKTAEKYKPRYGCGKCQIGVPCEGRIPKQHN; this is encoded by the coding sequence ATGAATAAACAGTATCTAATAAAAATAGCATCAGACTTTGTTGAAAACTCAAAAGACAATTATATAACAAATGAAATTGCCATTTCTGAAAATGTTGTGGGAATGAAGATTTTTGAAGCACCAATTTTTGCATTTGGTGCTTCAGATGATGAGTATTTTACATTATTAAAAAAAACCTCTGCAATTGGGAAACACTTCTTAAGTCCAAAAGAATGGTTACCACAGTCAAAGACTGTTATCTCCTTTTTTTTGCCCTTTAGTGAAGCCGTGAAAAAGGGAAATGGAAGGGAAAAATCATGGCCTTCTGAAGAATGGTTGCATGCACGTATTGAAGGTCAAGCTTTTATAAATAAGTTATGTATATATCTGAAATCAGAATTGATAAATGCGGGATATAATAGTGTAGTGCCTGCTTTGGATGAAAGATTTTGGGCTAATACGGATTCACCAAACCTAGAAGTATCATTTACAAGCAATTGGTCTGAAAGACACGTAGCTTTTGTATGTGGTCTTGGAACATTTGGACTTTCTAAAGGTCTTATAACCTCAAAAGGTGTAGCTGGAAGATTTGGCAGTATTATCACAGAATTATATTTGTCGCCTCAGAAAAGAGAGTATGAAAATATCTATGAGTATTGTTCAATGTGTGGTGCATGTGTAAAAAAATGTCCAGTCAATGCAATTTCTATAGAAAATGGTAAAGATCATGCGATATGCTCTAAGTTTTTGGATAAAACAGCTGAAAAATATAAGCCTAGATATGGTTGTGGGAAATGTCAGATAGGTGTACCTTGTGAGGGTAGAATACCTAAGCAACACAATTAG
- the mntA gene encoding type VII toxin-antitoxin system MntA family adenylyltransferase antitoxin: MLNIENKIESLKKYFSEQPNVLGAWIIGSYGTEYQREDSDIDFAILYDKDINDLEEMKFACDLTELLKVENIDTINLKKAPITLQFKTIKEGRTLYEADYIKVCDYIEYVINNYQNKKYYLDQFDKDYFASF; this comes from the coding sequence GTGCTAAATATAGAGAATAAAATAGAAAGTTTAAAAAAATACTTTAGTGAGCAGCCTAATGTTTTGGGAGCATGGATAATAGGTTCATATGGTACTGAGTATCAAAGGGAGGATAGTGATATTGATTTTGCTATACTTTATGATAAAGATATAAACGATCTAGAAGAAATGAAATTTGCTTGTGATCTTACGGAATTACTTAAAGTAGAGAATATTGATACTATAAATTTAAAAAAGGCACCCATTACCCTTCAATTCAAAACAATAAAAGAAGGTAGAACTTTATATGAAGCAGATTATATAAAAGTGTGTGATTATATAGAATATGTGATAAATAACTATCAAAACAAAAAATATTATTTAGATCAATTTGATAAAGATTATTTTGCTAGTTTTTAA
- the hepT gene encoding type VII toxin-antitoxin system HepT family RNase toxin produces MIDNIDLNKIKQKIMFMQGNIDKLRRLQNISKDIFIEDFRNVDSAKYLLQVTIEAMLDISNHIIARNRLGKPETNKESFEILANKDIIEKKYIDVYFSMAKFRNRIVHMYFDVSDEMIYGITQNNLEDFEAFIKAIVRNLSI; encoded by the coding sequence ATGATTGATAATATTGATTTGAATAAAATAAAACAAAAAATAATGTTTATGCAGGGTAATATAGATAAACTAAGAAGGCTTCAGAATATTTCTAAGGATATATTTATAGAAGACTTTAGAAATGTAGATAGTGCTAAATATTTATTACAAGTTACCATTGAAGCTATGCTAGATATAAGCAATCATATAATAGCTAGAAACAGATTGGGAAAACCAGAAACTAATAAGGAAAGCTTTGAAATACTTGCGAATAAAGATATTATTGAAAAAAAATATATAGATGTGTATTTTTCTATGGCCAAATTTAGGAATAGAATTGTTCACATGTATTTTGATGTTAGTGATGAAATGATTTATGGTATAACTCAAAATAATTTAGAAGACTTTGAAGCTTTTATCAAAGCTATAGTTAGAAATCTTAGTATATAA
- a CDS encoding choloylglycine hydrolase family protein, protein MCTAITLQSMKGENFFGRTMDFSRPIEPGVYIIPKDYKWHSLTTTKKYIDNYSFICIGQETDGMLGCFDGVNERGFAGAVLYFSGYAYYDLPINDKEQIASLDFLHYILGRCDSVDDLKPLLENIRIVGIEDPVTKKAAPLHWIATDKSGKCVVIEQTKTGLEIIDNPIGVMANSPDFNWHMTNLRNYMNVSINQQKKACWGNVSLTPFGQGAGSIHLPGGFTSPERFVRTAFLKTHVTVPKNRSETLMTCFHIMNSVFIPKGIVLTDKGTADYTKYIAFINTNTCEYYFKTYENNQIIRASLWDYYMQSTQPIFLGSIVFPV, encoded by the coding sequence ATGTGTACCGCTATTACATTACAATCTATGAAAGGTGAGAATTTTTTTGGAAGAACCATGGACTTTTCCCGTCCCATTGAACCTGGAGTTTATATAATACCCAAAGATTACAAATGGCATAGCCTTACAACGACGAAAAAATACATTGATAACTATAGCTTTATCTGTATCGGTCAAGAAACTGATGGAATGTTAGGTTGTTTCGATGGTGTAAATGAACGAGGATTTGCTGGCGCAGTCTTATACTTTTCAGGTTATGCTTATTATGATTTACCCATAAATGATAAAGAGCAGATTGCTTCACTAGATTTTCTACATTATATTTTAGGACGTTGTGATTCCGTGGATGATTTAAAGCCTTTATTAGAAAACATCCGTATCGTAGGTATAGAAGATCCAGTTACCAAAAAAGCTGCTCCTTTACATTGGATTGCTACTGATAAAAGTGGCAAATGTGTTGTTATTGAACAAACTAAAACAGGTCTTGAAATAATTGATAATCCCATAGGTGTCATGGCGAATAGTCCTGATTTTAACTGGCATATGACCAATCTAAGAAATTATATGAATGTATCAATTAATCAACAAAAGAAAGCTTGTTGGGGAAATGTATCATTAACCCCTTTTGGTCAGGGTGCAGGAAGCATACATCTCCCAGGAGGCTTCACATCTCCTGAGCGTTTCGTCCGCACAGCATTTCTAAAAACACATGTAACAGTTCCCAAAAACCGCTCCGAAACACTTATGACATGCTTTCATATTATGAACAGCGTTTTTATTCCTAAAGGTATTGTCTTAACTGATAAAGGAACCGCTGATTATACAAAATATATTGCTTTTATAAACACTAATACATGTGAATATTATTTTAAAACTTATGAAAATAATCAAATCATAAGGGCAAGTCTCTGGGATTATTATATGCAAAGTACGCAGCCAATCTTTCTTGGAAGCATTGTATTCCCTGTATAA